One window of Nitrospira sp. genomic DNA carries:
- a CDS encoding efflux RND transporter periplasmic adaptor subunit → MNIMRAKALATLGIVLCAMYFSYRYYSAETNAAVLRETTLDHSIQKVSVITPKMLPPSETITLPGNIQAWYEAQIYAQVSGYVKMWHKDYGAIVKKGDALAEINAPALDAQYAQAKADLETERAKYVLAELTANRYVALRPNQAVSEQSISVQVQEAKAQAARVRASEQNVRNFEALIRFKTIVAPFDGVVTARNINVGNYVNKEATPGEGGSSAIRDLFTVADVNKLRLFVSVPETFGPFLQPGLTADITVPQLPNRHFTGKFLTVARGFDVSTRTAITVFEIDNEDRALWPGSYATVRLTAPVEKNVLTIPTTALVFQEHGAQIALVTEDDRVHFKPITMSRVLDNVMEITEGITESDRIINNPSAALLEGDKVVLVTPAPGYELTDEHPQKPSSVKEVVDKKVADKEVASK, encoded by the coding sequence ATGAACATTATGCGTGCTAAAGCCCTTGCAACTCTGGGAATTGTGCTGTGCGCCATGTATTTCAGTTATCGTTACTATTCCGCCGAGACCAATGCTGCAGTTTTGCGCGAGACCACTCTTGACCATTCGATTCAGAAGGTGTCCGTGATCACTCCAAAGATGCTGCCGCCAAGCGAGACGATCACACTCCCCGGCAATATTCAGGCTTGGTATGAGGCACAGATCTACGCGCAGGTCTCCGGCTATGTGAAGATGTGGCACAAGGACTACGGGGCAATAGTTAAGAAAGGCGACGCGCTCGCGGAAATCAACGCGCCGGCGCTCGACGCCCAATATGCCCAAGCCAAAGCGGATTTGGAAACCGAGCGAGCTAAGTATGTACTGGCTGAACTGACCGCGAATCGCTATGTGGCGTTGCGACCAAATCAGGCGGTCTCCGAGCAGTCGATCTCGGTGCAGGTTCAAGAGGCAAAAGCCCAGGCGGCGAGAGTCAGAGCTTCGGAGCAGAACGTCAGGAACTTCGAGGCACTGATCCGGTTCAAGACGATCGTGGCGCCCTTTGACGGTGTGGTGACCGCGCGCAACATCAACGTCGGCAACTATGTCAATAAGGAAGCTACGCCTGGAGAAGGCGGCTCTAGCGCAATCAGGGACCTCTTTACCGTGGCCGACGTCAACAAACTACGCCTCTTCGTCAGCGTGCCGGAGACATTCGGGCCCTTTCTCCAGCCGGGTTTGACGGCCGACATCACCGTGCCGCAACTACCCAATCGCCATTTCACCGGCAAGTTTCTGACCGTCGCTCGCGGATTCGACGTCAGTACGCGTACGGCCATTACGGTCTTCGAGATTGACAACGAGGACAGGGCGCTCTGGCCCGGCTCCTACGCCACTGTTCGTCTCACAGCACCGGTCGAAAAGAACGTTCTCACCATTCCCACAACTGCGTTGGTGTTCCAGGAGCATGGCGCGCAAATAGCACTGGTGACCGAGGATGATCGCGTGCATTTCAAACCAATCACCATGAGCAGAGTCCTCGACAATGTCATGGAGATCACAGAAGGGATTACCGAAAGCGACCGCATCATCAACAACCCCAGTGCCGCGTTGCTCGAAGGCGACAAGGTTGTCCTGGTCACGCCAGCACCGGGATATGAGCTGACAGATGAGCATCCACAAAAACCTTCATCGGTCAAGGAGGTTGTGGACAAGAAGGTTGCGGACAAGGAGGTTGCGTCCAAATGA
- a CDS encoding efflux RND transporter permease subunit, with protein MKQLVHIALRRPYTFVVLAIVIVVFGALAVSEMPTDVFPVIQIPVSSVVWIYDNLMPQDVEGRITYVFERFLTQTVEGIKYIWSNSLFGNAIINIYLQDGVDLGGSEADIAAIAQTTVKALPPDINAPMVMRLFPSQVPVATLQVTSDSHTPAELYNLSIMRIRPLLVTIPGAILPHPYGGQDMQVMINLDQQKLLARHLTPAEIHQALDRQNLVLPGGDIKIKSTDWIVLTNAQPLKIEDFDDIPIKKEGNAWIHLRDVSVTRLAGRVQTNAVIVEGQQAVILVVMKSSEASTLEVVDGIKEILPRIQDVVPQGVKVKLLIDASGFVKQAIADVLHEMIIAAGLVGLIVLVLLGSWRPTVIVLASIPLSILVSIIALHALEQSINIMTLGGLALAVGILVDNAAVMIENIDTHLAEGKPVETAILDAAGQIILPTFVATLAITIVWVPMFHLSGISGWVFPPMAQAVIFAMIASFILTYTLVPTMAKYILKAHNAHGHGGQSHAEQSRNIFTRFQQGFQDGFERFRQRYTGQLERAVAHRGRFVVVSSVVAAGCLVLFYFNGREFFPEIRSNILQMHMRAPLGTRIEAAARITSLVAKDVERLLPGQVQDIVSNCGIPVGAHNLAFIPTPTVGTQDCDLTISLTNEKAPVWEFRDILRKGLSERYPGSEFTFQPADLTAKILNFGSLAAIDVQINGPDLYANHEFARKLAGKFRQIPGSSDVVVQQPMGMPTLLAESNRQFALGMNLDQTDFGNNMLVTTAGSQQVDQKYWLDRQSGMSYRINVYTPQSQLTSVKDLMTVPVSREHESSEGEKNVQLLGNLANISAIGTPGAVTHGNIMPLIDVYVAAEGRDLNSVLVEVERVIDDMKSELPRGSIIEIKGQAEVMRAALREMLFGLIAAVVLVYLLIVVNFQSWLDPFIIITALPGALAGIALSLFMTHTNISVPAFMGAIMTMGTATANSILLVSYARERLAAHGDALRAAVEAGTARIRPVLMTAAAMIIGMLPMATANSQNAPLGRAVMGGLLVATLFTLFFVPCMYAMIYNRRTVSQKELV; from the coding sequence ATGAAACAGCTTGTCCACATCGCCTTGCGCAGACCATACACCTTCGTTGTGCTGGCCATCGTTATCGTGGTGTTCGGAGCATTGGCAGTGTCCGAGATGCCGACCGACGTTTTCCCGGTCATTCAAATTCCAGTCAGCTCCGTCGTCTGGATCTACGACAACCTGATGCCGCAGGATGTCGAGGGACGCATCACATATGTCTTCGAGCGCTTCCTGACGCAGACGGTCGAAGGCATCAAATACATATGGAGCAACTCGTTATTCGGCAATGCCATTATTAATATCTATCTTCAGGACGGAGTCGACCTGGGCGGGAGTGAAGCCGATATCGCGGCTATTGCGCAAACCACCGTCAAAGCGCTGCCTCCGGATATCAATGCCCCCATGGTCATGCGCCTGTTCCCGTCCCAAGTCCCTGTGGCCACATTACAAGTCACCTCAGACTCACACACACCGGCGGAACTCTATAACCTCAGCATCATGCGCATTCGGCCCCTCTTGGTCACGATACCGGGCGCGATCCTGCCGCATCCCTATGGAGGCCAGGACATGCAGGTGATGATCAATCTCGATCAACAGAAATTGCTCGCTCGTCATCTTACTCCGGCGGAGATCCACCAAGCCCTCGACAGACAGAATCTTGTGTTGCCCGGAGGTGATATCAAGATCAAGTCGACCGACTGGATTGTTCTGACCAACGCGCAACCGCTGAAGATCGAAGACTTCGACGACATCCCGATCAAGAAGGAGGGGAACGCATGGATCCATCTGCGCGACGTCAGCGTGACGCGTCTCGCCGGACGGGTGCAAACCAATGCCGTCATAGTGGAGGGGCAGCAGGCCGTCATCCTCGTCGTCATGAAGAGCAGCGAGGCGTCGACCCTGGAAGTGGTGGACGGGATCAAGGAGATCCTCCCACGCATCCAGGATGTCGTGCCTCAAGGCGTGAAGGTGAAGCTCCTCATCGACGCTTCGGGTTTCGTGAAGCAGGCAATCGCAGACGTGTTGCACGAAATGATCATTGCCGCCGGGTTGGTCGGCTTGATCGTGCTGGTATTGCTCGGTTCCTGGCGACCGACGGTCATCGTCTTGGCGTCGATCCCGCTGTCCATCCTTGTCTCGATCATCGCCCTGCATGCGCTCGAACAGTCGATCAATATCATGACTCTGGGAGGATTGGCCTTGGCAGTCGGCATTCTCGTCGACAATGCCGCGGTCATGATCGAGAATATCGATACCCATCTCGCTGAGGGTAAACCGGTGGAGACCGCGATCCTCGACGCCGCCGGTCAGATCATCCTTCCAACCTTCGTCGCCACGTTGGCCATCACAATCGTCTGGGTCCCAATGTTCCATCTGAGCGGGATCTCCGGCTGGGTATTTCCGCCGATGGCGCAAGCGGTCATCTTCGCGATGATCGCCTCCTTCATCTTGACGTACACCCTGGTGCCCACCATGGCGAAATACATCCTGAAGGCTCACAACGCGCATGGGCATGGTGGACAATCCCACGCGGAACAGTCGCGGAACATCTTCACCCGCTTTCAGCAGGGGTTCCAGGACGGTTTTGAACGGTTCCGTCAACGCTATACCGGGCAGCTTGAACGGGCCGTTGCTCATCGTGGCCGTTTTGTCGTCGTCTCGTCTGTCGTAGCGGCAGGCTGCCTCGTCCTCTTTTACTTCAATGGGCGCGAGTTCTTTCCCGAGATCCGGTCAAACATATTACAGATGCACATGCGGGCGCCGCTCGGCACGCGCATCGAAGCTGCCGCGCGTATCACGTCTTTGGTCGCAAAGGACGTCGAACGCCTGTTACCTGGACAGGTTCAAGACATCGTGAGCAATTGCGGCATACCGGTCGGGGCGCATAACCTGGCGTTCATTCCGACACCGACGGTCGGTACCCAGGATTGCGATTTGACGATCTCACTGACGAATGAGAAGGCACCGGTGTGGGAGTTTCGCGACATTCTTCGTAAAGGTCTATCGGAACGCTATCCAGGAAGCGAATTTACGTTCCAGCCGGCCGACCTGACCGCAAAGATTCTCAATTTCGGCTCACTCGCGGCGATCGATGTGCAGATCAACGGCCCGGATCTCTATGCCAACCATGAGTTCGCCCGCAAATTGGCTGGTAAATTTCGACAGATCCCCGGCTCAAGCGACGTAGTAGTCCAGCAGCCGATGGGCATGCCGACCCTCCTCGCAGAATCCAACCGTCAGTTCGCGCTCGGTATGAACCTGGACCAGACGGACTTCGGCAACAACATGCTTGTGACGACCGCCGGCAGTCAGCAGGTGGACCAGAAGTATTGGCTGGACCGCCAATCCGGCATGTCCTACCGGATCAACGTCTATACGCCACAGTCGCAGCTCACGAGCGTCAAAGACCTTATGACCGTTCCAGTTAGTCGGGAACACGAGTCCTCGGAAGGGGAGAAAAACGTGCAGCTCCTCGGCAATTTGGCGAATATTTCAGCAATCGGCACGCCTGGTGCGGTCACACACGGCAATATCATGCCGCTTATCGACGTCTATGTGGCGGCTGAGGGACGCGACCTCAACTCCGTCTTGGTGGAGGTCGAGCGGGTCATTGACGATATGAAATCAGAGCTGCCTCGAGGCTCAATCATCGAAATAAAAGGCCAAGCTGAAGTGATGCGCGCCGCGCTTCGTGAAATGCTCTTCGGCCTCATTGCAGCGGTTGTGCTCGTCTATCTTCTGATCGTCGTCAATTTCCAATCTTGGCTCGATCCCTTCATCATCATCACCGCCTTGCCCGGCGCGCTGGCGGGCATCGCGTTGTCCTTGTTCATGACCCATACGAATATTTCCGTCCCGGCGTTCATGGGCGCGATTATGACGATGGGCACGGCGACAGCCAATTCCATCCTGCTTGTGTCCTATGCCCGCGAACGGCTCGCCGCCCATGGCGATGCATTGCGGGCCGCGGTGGAGGCCGGAACAGCCCGTATCCGCCCGGTGCTCATGACCGCCGCAGCCATGATCATCGGCATGCTCCCAATGGCGACGGCGAATTCTCAGAATGCGCCACTGGGCCGCGCTGTCATGGGCGGGTTACTAGTCGCCACCCTGTTTACCCTGTTTTTTGTGCCTTGCATGTACGCAATGATCTACAATCGGCGAACCGTTAGCCAAAAGGAGCTTGTCTAA
- a CDS encoding ATP-binding protein produces MSSNLLRMYKYREEPFDEGEMFKKWFKFDGIMAWFIVTGAMLVGLSIGLMTLLERDIVNRAGAENRHVAFLRISEFVGNMIGRTGGIEDVAVLQELIQDVREIRPRILRLSVFEITPSSSFLIVSTDPKVPPQTLDPQERAEIEAGRPIMQLDESSAERAWRITAPIAIDGKVVGALRGLFSVQEYDDLIKQEIELAKAIGIGVVLVASLTFLLLIHVKIHRPVHRLLHAMRNVEAGDLSSHAATTGPVEIREVTGQFNRMLDRVREAGLEKDRLLDEIQHFNQTLQKRVAEATEELQRANSDLVEARLAVEESQRLAALGELSATMAHELGNPLNALSGHLQMLTHGGESSNRQRHLGVIRSEVDRMVAIIRQVLDQTRVRLRSAPISLNCTIQEVLSLLSPDLQKQHVTLKTDLQADLPPVAGDPRALHGLLFNLAVNAVQAMPSGGKLTIRTHTVCGTELPGTVIVSEGAVVNGRAVRLTIADTGNGIPPEHLSRIFEPFFTTRHEQGGTGLGLAICQRVVTDSGGSLAVKSAVGQGTEFTVDLPMWTEREIWRRQ; encoded by the coding sequence ATGTCATCGAACCTATTGCGTATGTATAAGTATAGGGAGGAACCGTTTGACGAAGGCGAGATGTTCAAAAAGTGGTTCAAGTTCGACGGCATCATGGCCTGGTTCATCGTCACCGGAGCCATGCTTGTCGGACTGTCGATCGGCCTCATGACACTCCTTGAAAGGGACATCGTCAATCGGGCAGGAGCGGAAAATCGCCACGTCGCGTTTCTCCGCATTTCCGAGTTTGTGGGCAATATGATCGGCAGGACAGGAGGAATCGAGGATGTGGCAGTTCTCCAAGAACTGATCCAGGATGTGCGCGAGATCCGCCCTCGAATCCTGCGTCTCTCTGTGTTTGAAATCACGCCCTCGTCCAGTTTCCTCATTGTGAGCACCGATCCGAAAGTACCACCTCAAACGTTAGACCCACAGGAGCGAGCTGAGATTGAAGCGGGACGCCCGATCATGCAACTCGATGAATCATCGGCAGAGCGGGCTTGGCGCATTACGGCTCCGATTGCGATCGACGGCAAAGTCGTCGGCGCGTTGCGCGGGCTGTTTTCGGTGCAAGAGTATGATGATCTCATCAAGCAGGAAATTGAGTTGGCCAAAGCGATCGGCATCGGCGTCGTCCTCGTCGCATCGTTGACCTTTTTGCTGTTGATCCATGTCAAGATCCATCGGCCGGTTCACCGGCTCTTGCATGCCATGCGGAACGTGGAGGCTGGAGATCTATCCAGCCATGCAGCGACCACAGGCCCGGTTGAAATTCGAGAGGTGACGGGTCAGTTCAATCGCATGCTTGATCGCGTGCGGGAAGCCGGATTAGAAAAGGATCGTCTCCTGGATGAGATTCAACATTTCAACCAGACGCTGCAGAAGCGGGTCGCAGAGGCCACTGAGGAACTGCAGCGAGCCAACAGTGACCTGGTCGAGGCGAGGCTCGCGGTGGAAGAAAGTCAGCGTTTGGCCGCTCTGGGAGAGTTGTCCGCCACAATGGCCCATGAATTGGGCAACCCATTAAACGCGCTCTCCGGCCATTTGCAAATGCTCACCCATGGCGGCGAATCCTCGAACCGGCAGCGACATCTTGGCGTCATTCGATCCGAGGTCGATCGCATGGTCGCAATCATCAGGCAGGTGTTGGATCAGACCCGTGTGCGTCTCCGGTCGGCTCCCATCAGCCTCAACTGCACCATCCAAGAAGTGTTGTCCCTGCTTTCACCAGATCTGCAAAAGCAGCACGTGACCCTGAAGACGGACTTACAAGCCGATCTCCCGCCGGTTGCCGGTGACCCCCGTGCCTTGCATGGATTGCTGTTCAACTTGGCCGTTAACGCCGTCCAGGCGATGCCGTCCGGTGGGAAATTGACGATCCGGACGCACACTGTCTGCGGGACGGAGCTTCCAGGAACCGTTATAGTGAGTGAAGGTGCGGTCGTCAACGGCAGGGCGGTTCGCTTGACCATCGCCGACACGGGCAATGGGATTCCTCCTGAACACTTATCACGAATATTCGAGCCGTTTTTCACGACGCGACACGAGCAAGGCGGAACAGGACTTGGGTTGGCGATCTGCCAGCGCGTGGTGACGGACAGCGGCGGCAGCCTCGCCGTGAAGAGTGCGGTGGGACAGGGTACGGAGTTCACGGTGGATCTGCCCATGTGGACGGAGCGGGAGATCTGGAGACGCCAATGA
- a CDS encoding sigma-54 dependent transcriptional regulator, which translates to MSGLPAILVVDDDQQNREMLAEALSQVGFEVDIACDGAEALSKANEVIYDAVLSDIRMAPLSGLDLLNSFRKTMPEMPIVLLTAFGSVDTAIQAMKLGAYNYITKPVNLEELVLTMTRAVEYRRLIEDNRTLPRAFSERPRTASLIGQSKKLVEVFKLVGRVSRSRTAVLIQGESGTGKELIARAIHDNSPRATHRFVAVNCSAIPDSLLESELFGHIKGSFTGAHILRRGLLEEASGGTFFLDEVGDLSSAGQAKLLRVLQEGEVRRIGSNESVRVDVRIIAASRRNLADLIEAGRFREDLLYRLNTVNIFIPPLRERPEDIPLLAEFFLARYGDEKEVPVTSFSPAAMRALTGYAWPGNVRELEHVVERAVALASHAILSIDDLPPEVLQTNGSHADRIEILPGTLKALQRDQVLKMLESAQGNKERTARLLGISRRTLYRLLDRYGLGKTRLPTEADVPDPTGS; encoded by the coding sequence ATGAGTGGCTTGCCTGCAATCCTGGTCGTGGATGACGACCAACAGAATCGGGAGATGCTGGCCGAAGCCTTGAGCCAAGTCGGCTTCGAGGTGGATATCGCCTGTGATGGTGCAGAAGCCCTGAGCAAGGCCAATGAGGTGATATATGATGCCGTCTTGAGCGACATCCGCATGGCCCCCTTGTCCGGGTTGGATCTGTTGAATTCGTTTCGCAAGACCATGCCGGAGATGCCGATTGTCCTGTTAACCGCGTTCGGTTCCGTCGACACGGCGATCCAAGCCATGAAGCTGGGGGCCTACAATTACATCACCAAACCGGTGAATCTCGAAGAGCTCGTGCTCACCATGACGCGCGCCGTCGAGTACCGGCGCCTGATCGAGGACAATCGTACGCTTCCACGTGCGTTCAGTGAACGGCCGCGGACCGCCTCGTTGATCGGGCAAAGCAAGAAACTGGTCGAGGTGTTCAAACTCGTCGGACGAGTCTCTCGCAGCCGGACCGCCGTGTTGATTCAGGGGGAGAGCGGCACCGGCAAGGAACTCATCGCCCGCGCCATCCACGACAACAGCCCCCGGGCCACGCACCGGTTCGTCGCCGTGAACTGCAGTGCGATTCCCGACTCCTTGCTCGAAAGCGAACTCTTCGGTCACATCAAGGGGTCGTTTACCGGGGCCCATATCTTACGGCGGGGCTTGCTGGAGGAGGCGAGCGGCGGCACCTTCTTCTTGGACGAAGTCGGCGATCTCTCGTCGGCCGGCCAGGCCAAACTGCTGCGCGTCCTCCAAGAAGGAGAAGTCCGACGGATCGGGAGCAACGAGTCGGTCCGAGTGGATGTGCGGATCATCGCCGCGTCGCGCCGGAATCTTGCCGACTTGATCGAGGCCGGTCGGTTTCGGGAGGATCTGCTCTATCGGCTGAATACGGTGAACATTTTCATCCCGCCGCTCCGGGAGCGGCCCGAAGACATTCCCTTACTGGCTGAGTTCTTTCTGGCACGCTACGGAGATGAAAAAGAAGTGCCGGTCACGTCCTTTTCCCCCGCCGCGATGCGGGCGCTGACGGGCTATGCATGGCCGGGCAATGTGCGTGAGTTAGAGCACGTCGTGGAACGAGCGGTGGCGCTGGCCTCACATGCAATCCTCTCCATCGACGACCTGCCGCCCGAAGTCCTGCAGACTAACGGCAGTCATGCGGACCGCATCGAGATCTTACCCGGCACGCTCAAGGCGCTGCAGCGAGATCAGGTGCTTAAGATGCTGGAGTCCGCCCAGGGCAACAAGGAGCGGACGGCGCGTTTGCTCGGCATCAGCAGGCGAACGCTGTATCGGCTCCTCGACCGATACGGACTCGGCAAAACTCGGCTTCCGACCGAGGCCGATGTCCCGGATCCCACCGGCTCCTGA